One part of the Syngnathus acus chromosome 17, fSynAcu1.2, whole genome shotgun sequence genome encodes these proteins:
- the LOC119137359 gene encoding probable G-protein coupled receptor 148, with the protein MTAEPILIANLTQEWVSSLRRWHLELFFIPTTVVTLATMLVNTVLLACILASRALRQETRYLLVANTLAADMLFLTLNLTTAVLNAVRAETPWLACELVTAVTVTAYCCAILTVTLMVVDTYAAVRWPLHYHDLLPPARTHRILLGAWVLAASYPFTLVILMETARENLHGNAAVCLVLISLGFVQVKNMAGINVYFFVAALICAVLIFYCYVRLYMETRTQGIWQSRFSRARVTVLAHGVLLLLYFTPGFVFTLELLLFQSKNVSQDARVWLSTVNMCVFMLLPRAFAPYLYGLRYRQISDTLLQLLHRHRRLSQITVV; encoded by the coding sequence ATGACCGCCGAGCCCATCCTGATTGCCAACCTTACGCAAGAATGGGTGTCGAGCCTTCGACGGTGGCACCTGGAGCTCTTCTTCATCCCTACCACTGTGGTCACCCTGGCCACCATGCTGGTGAACACTGTCCTGTTGGCGTGCATCTTGGCGTCTCGCGCCTTACGTCAGGAGACGCGCTACCTCCTGGTGGCCAACACCTTGGCGGCTGACATGCTGTTCCTCACCCTCAACCTGACCACGGCCGTTCTCAACGCGGTCCGAGCCGAGACGCCCTGGCTGGCGTGCGAGCTGGTCACGGCCGTCACCGTCACGGCCTACTGCTGCGCCATCCTCACCGTAACCCTCATGGTGGTGGACACCTACGCGGCCGTGCGCTGGCCACTGCACTACCACGACCTCCTCCCGCCCGCTCGAACCCACAGAATCCTGCTGGGGGCGTGGGTTCTTGCGGCGAGCTACCCCTTCACGCTGGTCATCCTGATGGAGACAGCGAGGGAAAACCTGCACGGGAACGCGGCCGTGTGCCTCGTCCTCATCTCGCTGGGTTTCGTCCAGGTCAAGAACATGGCGGGGATTAACGTGTACTTCTTCGTGGCCGCTCTCATCTGCGCCGTGCTCATCTTCTACTGCTACGTTCGCCTCTATATGGAAACCAGAACCCAAGGCATCTGGCAGAGCCGCTTCTCCAGAGCTCGGGTGACCGTGTTGGCCCACGGGGTGCTGCTCCTCCTTTACTTCACCCCCGGCTTTGTCTTCACCCTAGAGCTGCTCCTGTTTCAGAGCAAAAACGTCAGCCAGGATGCCCGAGTGTGGCTCAGCACGGTCAACATGTGCGTCTTCATGCTGCTCCCCAGGGCCTTTGCTCCTTATCTGTACGGGCTCCGCTACCGCCAGATCTCCGACacgctgctgcagctgctgcatCGACACCGAAGACTCAGCCAGATCACTGTCGTGTAA
- the gtpbp4 gene encoding nucleolar GTP-binding protein 1 isoform X1, which produces MALYNFKKIMVVPTAKEFIDITLSKTQRKTPTVVHKHYQIHRIRHFYMRKVKFTQQNYHDRLAQIITDFPKLDDIHPFYADLMNVLYDKDHYKLALGQINIAKNLIDNVAKDYVRLMKYGDSLYRCKQLKRAALGRMCTILKRQKSSLEYLEQVRQHLSRLPSIDPNTRTLLLCGYPNVGKSSFINKVTRADVDVQPYAFTTKSLFVGHMDYRYLRWQVVDTPGILDHPLEERNTIEMQAITALAHLRAAVLYMADASEQCGHSLAQQMDLFNNIRPLFANKPLIMVANKCDVKKISELSEDNQKLFADLSTEGIPVIETSTLTDEGVIQVKNEACDRLLAQRVDSKMRGKKVHDVLNRLHLALPAKRDNKERPPFIPEKALMRRRAMEVDAPKRKLEKDLEMEMGDDYVLDLQKYWDLMNDDEKHDKIPEVWEGHNIADYIDPDIMKKLEDLEKEEELKERAGEYDSDDESEGEEMREIRVLAKQIRHKRHLMVLQSKEKDVHGPRMPRTVTKVERKKLEKELGDLGLDMSDKNNSHYAQKARQSRSVTRKRKREDSVTLTVSQTRSQSASRPPRDQSGLRDAKMVKKTKKMMKNSQKGMNRQGKKGEADRHVFDLKPKHLLSGKRKSGNTNRR; this is translated from the exons ATGGCACTGTACAACTTCAAGAAGATTATGGTGGTTCCCACCGCCAAG gAATTCATCGACATCACTTTATCCAAAACGCAACGAAAGACGCCCACGGTGGTACATAAGCACTACCAGATCCATCGCATCCGCCACTTTTACATGCGCAAAGTCAAGTTTACGCAGCAGAACTACCACGACCGCCTGGCGCAGATAATCACTGACTTCCCCAAACTGGAC GACATCCATCCCTTCTACGCTGACCTGATGAATGTGCTTTACGACAAGGACCATTACAAGCTGGCCTTGGGTCAGATCAACATTGCCAAGAATTTGATTGACAA CGTGGCTAAAGACTACGTGCGCCTGATGAAGTACGGCGACTCTCTTTACCGATGCAAGCAGCTGAAGCGAGCCGCTCTGGGTCGCATGTGCACCATCTTGAAGCGACAGAAGTCCAGCCTGGAGTATCTGGAGCAAG TTCGTCAGCATCTGTCCCGGTTGCCCAGCATCGACCCCAACACTCGGACGCTGCTGCTCTGCGGCTACCCCAATGTGGGCAAGTCCAGTTTTATCAACAAA GTGACACGAGCGGACGTGGACGTGCAGCCCTACGCCTTCACCACCAAGTCGCTCTTTGTGGGCCACATGGATTACAGATACCTGCGCTGGCAG GTGGTGGACACTCCCGGGATCCTGGACCACCCCCTGGAGGAGCGCAACACCATCGAGATGCAGGCCATCACAGCCCTGGCGCACCTGCGGGCAGCGGTGCTCTACATGGCTGACGCGTCGGAGCAGTGCGGACACTCGCTGGCCCAGCAGATGGACCTCTTCAACAATATCCGACCGCTTTTTGCCAACAAG CCACTCATCATGGTGGCCAACAAATGTGACGTGAAGAAGATCAGCGAGCTCTCCGAGGACAACCAG AAACTGTTTGCAGACTTGTCGACGGAGGGCATCCCCGTCATCGAGACCAGCACGCTGACGGACGAGGGCGTCATCCAGGTCAAGAATGAG GCCTGCGACCGTCTCCTGGCCCAGCGCGTGGACAGCAAGATGAGGGGCAAGAAGGTCCACGACGTCCTCAACAGGCTGCACCTGGCCCTGCCCGCCAAGAGAGACAACAAG GAGAGGCCGCCGTTCATCCCGGAGAAAGCGTTGATGCGCAGGCGAGCCATGGAAGTGGACGCGCCCAAGCGCAAGCTG GAGAAAGATCTGGAGATGGAGATGGGAGACGACTACGTGCTGGACCTTCAGA AGTACTGGGACCTGATGAATGACGACGAGAAGCATGACAAGATCCCTGAGGTGTGGGAAGGCCACAACATCGCTGACTACATCGACCCCGACATTATGAAG AAATTGGAGGACCtggagaaggaagaggagcTGAAAGAGCGCGCCGGCGAGTACGACTCTGACGACGAGAGCGAGGGCGAGGAGATGCGCGAGATCCGCGTCCTGGCAAAGCAGATCCGCCACAAGAGGCACCTCATGGTATTGCAGTCCAAAGAGAAGGACGTCCATGGGCCGCGCATGCCCAGGACCGTCACCAAG GTTGAGCGAAAGAAGTTGGAGAAGGAGTTGGGTGACCTCGGCCTGGACATGAGCGACAAAAACAAT AGTCACTACGCCCAGAAAGCCCGCCAGTCCCGGAGCGTCACCCGCAAACGAAAGCGCGAGGATTCGGTCACCCTGACGGTTTCCCAGACACGCAGCCAGAGTGCCTCTCGACCTCCTCGAGACCAATCTGGACTACGGGACGCAAAG ATGGTGAAGAAGACaaagaagatgatgaagaaCTCCCAGAAGGGCATGAACCGCCAGGGCAAGAAGGGCGAGGCGGACCGACACGTCTTTGACCTGAAACCCAAACACCTGCTGTCGGGAAAGAGGAAGTCGGGAAACACCAACCGCAGATGA
- the gtpbp4 gene encoding nucleolar GTP-binding protein 1 isoform X2 → MALYNFKKIMVVPTAKEFIDITLSKTQRKTPTVVHKHYQIHRIRHFYMRKVKFTQQNYHDRLAQIITDFPKLDDIHPFYADLMNVLYDKDHYKLALGQINIAKNLIDNVAKDYVRLMKYGDSLYRCKQLKRAALGRMCTILKRQKSSLEYLEQVRQHLSRLPSIDPNTRTLLLCGYPNVGKSSFINKVTRADVDVQPYAFTTKSLFVGHMDYRYLRWQVVDTPGILDHPLEERNTIEMQAITALAHLRAAVLYMADASEQCGHSLAQQMDLFNNIRPLFANKPLIMVANKCDVKKISELSEDNQKLFADLSTEGIPVIETSTLTDEGVIQVKNEACDRLLAQRVDSKMRGKKVHDVLNRLHLALPAKRDNKERPPFIPEKALMRRRAMEVDAPKRKLEKDLEMEMGDDYVLDLQKYWDLMNDDEKHDKIPEVWEGHNIADYIDPDIMKKLEDLEKEEELKERAGEYDSDDESEGEEMREIRVLAKQIRHKRHLMVLQSKEKDVHGPRMPRTVTKVERKKLEKELGDLGLDMSDKNNSHYAQKARQSRSVTRKRKREDSVTLTVSQTRSQSASRPPRDQSGLRDAKMMKNSQKGMNRQGKKGEADRHVFDLKPKHLLSGKRKSGNTNRR, encoded by the exons ATGGCACTGTACAACTTCAAGAAGATTATGGTGGTTCCCACCGCCAAG gAATTCATCGACATCACTTTATCCAAAACGCAACGAAAGACGCCCACGGTGGTACATAAGCACTACCAGATCCATCGCATCCGCCACTTTTACATGCGCAAAGTCAAGTTTACGCAGCAGAACTACCACGACCGCCTGGCGCAGATAATCACTGACTTCCCCAAACTGGAC GACATCCATCCCTTCTACGCTGACCTGATGAATGTGCTTTACGACAAGGACCATTACAAGCTGGCCTTGGGTCAGATCAACATTGCCAAGAATTTGATTGACAA CGTGGCTAAAGACTACGTGCGCCTGATGAAGTACGGCGACTCTCTTTACCGATGCAAGCAGCTGAAGCGAGCCGCTCTGGGTCGCATGTGCACCATCTTGAAGCGACAGAAGTCCAGCCTGGAGTATCTGGAGCAAG TTCGTCAGCATCTGTCCCGGTTGCCCAGCATCGACCCCAACACTCGGACGCTGCTGCTCTGCGGCTACCCCAATGTGGGCAAGTCCAGTTTTATCAACAAA GTGACACGAGCGGACGTGGACGTGCAGCCCTACGCCTTCACCACCAAGTCGCTCTTTGTGGGCCACATGGATTACAGATACCTGCGCTGGCAG GTGGTGGACACTCCCGGGATCCTGGACCACCCCCTGGAGGAGCGCAACACCATCGAGATGCAGGCCATCACAGCCCTGGCGCACCTGCGGGCAGCGGTGCTCTACATGGCTGACGCGTCGGAGCAGTGCGGACACTCGCTGGCCCAGCAGATGGACCTCTTCAACAATATCCGACCGCTTTTTGCCAACAAG CCACTCATCATGGTGGCCAACAAATGTGACGTGAAGAAGATCAGCGAGCTCTCCGAGGACAACCAG AAACTGTTTGCAGACTTGTCGACGGAGGGCATCCCCGTCATCGAGACCAGCACGCTGACGGACGAGGGCGTCATCCAGGTCAAGAATGAG GCCTGCGACCGTCTCCTGGCCCAGCGCGTGGACAGCAAGATGAGGGGCAAGAAGGTCCACGACGTCCTCAACAGGCTGCACCTGGCCCTGCCCGCCAAGAGAGACAACAAG GAGAGGCCGCCGTTCATCCCGGAGAAAGCGTTGATGCGCAGGCGAGCCATGGAAGTGGACGCGCCCAAGCGCAAGCTG GAGAAAGATCTGGAGATGGAGATGGGAGACGACTACGTGCTGGACCTTCAGA AGTACTGGGACCTGATGAATGACGACGAGAAGCATGACAAGATCCCTGAGGTGTGGGAAGGCCACAACATCGCTGACTACATCGACCCCGACATTATGAAG AAATTGGAGGACCtggagaaggaagaggagcTGAAAGAGCGCGCCGGCGAGTACGACTCTGACGACGAGAGCGAGGGCGAGGAGATGCGCGAGATCCGCGTCCTGGCAAAGCAGATCCGCCACAAGAGGCACCTCATGGTATTGCAGTCCAAAGAGAAGGACGTCCATGGGCCGCGCATGCCCAGGACCGTCACCAAG GTTGAGCGAAAGAAGTTGGAGAAGGAGTTGGGTGACCTCGGCCTGGACATGAGCGACAAAAACAAT AGTCACTACGCCCAGAAAGCCCGCCAGTCCCGGAGCGTCACCCGCAAACGAAAGCGCGAGGATTCGGTCACCCTGACGGTTTCCCAGACACGCAGCCAGAGTGCCTCTCGACCTCCTCGAGACCAATCTGGACTACGGGACGCAAAG atgatgaagaaCTCCCAGAAGGGCATGAACCGCCAGGGCAAGAAGGGCGAGGCGGACCGACACGTCTTTGACCTGAAACCCAAACACCTGCTGTCGGGAAAGAGGAAGTCGGGAAACACCAACCGCAGATGA
- the zmynd11 gene encoding zinc finger MYND domain-containing protein 11 isoform X1, whose amino-acid sequence MCKYLRFIVQRMKERAVDLNKKGKDTKHPMYRRLIHTALDVTDIQENLTEGKYKNFEEFKADAQLIVHNTAILYGVHSDQAEMARLLFSDTCHELNELLLCKNCFYLSNARPDNWFCYPCTPTHDLVWAKMKGFGYWPAKVLQREDNQVDVRFFGHQHQRAWIPSDNIQDIKVSVQQLQIKRSSGWKKACDELEVYQRFLKEGRFWKSKLEEGGGSGGSSGGGSGGQSPSSRKSPKDGGQRMDRTARTAKMEKAPTDTLDRMRDCKRPERSDEAESSISSTSNEQVRQMKGGQEPKAKKSRRTLQVEPKEEASDPEPEMEAVSSSQEITVACALPPPPEKQSVSTQTKKAGGGGGSPRTLHRGTQTSSDAAACHNMCHEKYTKVFNDVKEKMRADNKRETERLVREALEKLRGEMEEEKQEAVSEALGGAQAELERKCKQVKDKCKEELLDEVKKLVAQHKQLVSQTKKKQWCYNCEEEAMYHCCWNTSYCSIKCQQEHWHADHKRTCRRKR is encoded by the exons GCAGTGGACCTGAACAAGAAAGGCAAAGACACCAAGCATCCCATGTACAGACGCCTCATCCACACCGCGCTGGACGTCACCGACATCCAGGAG AATCTGACGGAGGGCAAGTACAAGAACTTTGAGGAGTTCAAAGCCGACGCCCAGCTGATTGTTCACAACACGGCCATCTTGTATGGAG tgcACAGCGACCAGGCGGAGATGGCCCGTCTCCTCTTTAGCGACACCTGCCACGAG CTCAATGAGTTACTGCTGTGCAAGAACTGTTTCTACCTGTCCAACGCCCGGCCCGACAACTGGTTCTGTTACCCCTGC ACTCCGACTCATGACCTGGTGTGGGCCAAGATGAAAGGTTTTGGCTACTGGCCGGCCAAAGTGCTGCAGAGAGAAGACAACCAGGTGGACGTGCGCTTCTTCGGCCACCAGCACCAAAG GGCGTGGATTCCCTCGGACAACATCCAGGACATCAAGGTCAGCGTGCAGCAGCTGCAGATCAAGCGCAGCAGCGGCTGGAAGAAAGCCTGCGACGAGCTGGAGGTCTACCAGCGCTTCCTCAAAGAGGGGCGATTCTGGAAAAGCAAGCTGGAGGAAGGCGGCGGCAGTGGCGGCAGCAGTGGCGGCGGCAGTGGCGGCCAGAGTCCGAGCTCGAGGAAGTCACCCAAAGACGGCGGCCAGCGGATGGACAGGACGGCGAGGACGGCCAAGATGGAAAAAGCGCCCACGGACACGTTGGACAGGATGCGTGACTGCAAGCGCCCGGAGAGGAGCGATGAAGCCGAGTCCAGCATCTCGTCCACCAGCAACGAGCAGGTCCGTCAG ATGAAAGGCGGCCAGGAGCCCAAAGCTAAGAAAAGCCGGCGGACGCTGCAGGTGGAGCCCAAAGAAGAAGCCAGT GACCCCGAACCCGAAATGGAGGCAGTGAGCTCCAGCCAGGAGATCACGGTGGCGTGTGCACTGCCACCGCCGCCCGAGAAGCAGTCGGTGTCCACACAGACCAAGAAGGCCGGCGGCGGTGGGGGGTCGCCGCGCACGCTCCACCGCGGCACGCAGACCAGCTCGGACGCCGCCGCCTGTCACAACATGTGTCACGAAAAGTACACCAAGGTCTTCAACGACGTCAAGGAGAAGATGAGGGCCGACAACAAGCGCGAGACTGAACGACTGGTCCGGGAAGCTCTGGAGAAG CTGCGCGGTGAGATGGAAGAGGAGAAGCAGGAGGCGGTGAGCGAGGCCCTGGGCGGCGCTCAGGCCGAGCTGGAGCGCAAGTGCAAGCAGGTGAAGGACAAGTGCAAAGAGGAGCTGTTGGACGAGGTCAAGAAGCTGGTGGCGCAGCACAAGCAGCTCGTCTCGCAGACCAAGAAGAAGCAGTGG TGCTACAACTGCGAGGAGGAGGCCATGTACCACTGCTGCTGGAACACGTCGTACTGCTCCATCAAATGCCAGCAGGAGCACTGGCACGCCGACCACAAGCGCACCTGCCGCAGGAAGAGATGA